CAATCTCAAGTTGTATCGGCTGCTCGGATTCGAATGAACCACCGATACCAATTCGAACACTACCAGTTCCGAAAAATCTCGATACTCGGTGTAACGTACCGGAGATACGCATAAGAAGTTTTAACAAAAATCCGAATGCTGATCAAAAATTGAACCAAAAATCCGGTACAAGGATTGCAAACGCAACAATAGACTGTAAAAATTTCCAAATCAATATCATCGCACAATTCGATTCGACTGCATCGGAAGATGAACTTTTAAAGATCCGCTATGGAAAAAAACCAATCGAACTAGTTCGAGACCGAGGAGATCCTGCAGGCGGGAGGATATTTAAATTTTTTAGGTGTAGATGACCGGTTTGTGTATTATAGTATTTCTGGAGCAAGACTCCTACCGGACGACGACGTAGCTATAACTTATTATTGTTTCAACTGGAAAACCGGAGAAGAATATTTTCTTGATTCCGACAACTGTAGATACTTCTAATAAAATGGATGTTTGAAGCGGTTTTGTTAATCTGAATCATGGAATTTTTCAACAACTTTAATGTATTTCGATTTGATTTTCATCCTATTTTCTATTATAGGAATTCATCTACTTTCTACAAAACAACAAGTTTCTATTTAACGTGAGTTCGGTGTAAGAAACTCACGATTCATTTTTCTGTTGGAATTTGAACTTTATAAATCTATTCTTAAAATGTGGATCTACAACAAATTGCGATTTTAATAACAAATTCTAAAGTGAGACTCCTACTTTTAGAAAATTCTTTCTCATTTTCTTACACCGAATTCACGTTATTTACTATCTTTTCTAATAATTACACTTGATTGACTGCACGAATCGCTGAAGCGAGCGCGCCTTCCACTGTTCCATTCAACTCCGCGGTATGTTCTCCCGCGAAGAATATCCGATCCATTGGTTTCAACAAAGAGATAATCGATCCATAACTTCCAGGCGGAAAAGTCGCGATACCGGTAGGAACATACTTGGATTGAGAAGTTTCACTGCTTTGAATCCGAAGAACCTGCAGATCTTTATTTTGTCCCAAAGATTCCAGCGCAAGACGTATGTATTCGACTTTCATCGCATCGGTGGAAGAAGCCAAAACGTCGTATCGATCTCCCGTGGAAATCGTTCCGAGAATCTTATCTTCCGAGTTCGCCTTCGTCCCCGCGTCGTAGATAAAACCCGCGGCGGAATCCGAATACGCCGAAAAATTTCCCTTTGTCCAAGGAGCCTCCCGAAGCATTAAAAAAGTCTTATAAATTCTGGAATATCGAATTCGTAACGCCGATAATTTCTTTTCCTTGTCCAATTCAGGTTCCCATTGAATCGACGTTAGTTGATTTGCGGGCAAAGTCGAGATGCAAGCGTTCCCTTCTATTCGTTTTCCGGACGCCGTAGTCACGGTCACCTTACCTTCCCCCTGAGAAACGGAAACGACAGGATCCATAAAACTCGTTTCCGTATTTTCCAAGGACAATGCAAGCGCCTTCGTTAAGGCTTCCATTCCGCCTTCCACTCTGGTATTGTATTTCGGAAAGTTAACTAGGTCGGATAAAACCTTTTGCGCCGACAAAGACCGAAGCGAATCTCCGTAATATAAGGAATATTTAAAGTTCAGAAGGGTTAAATCCTCTGGAGTCATCCCTTGATAAATTAGAAAATTATAAAAGCTGATCCGATCCAATTCCTGTTGTTGCGAAGAATTGATCTTTGAATTCATCTGAACGAGTTTATTTAAAATTTCTTGGGACTTAAGTGATATATCCCAGGTTCCAAATTTACGATAAGATCCGAAAAACAAATCGGACTGAACCTCAAAGTCGGTCGTTTTCAGACCCAATTCTCGGATTAAACTCTTAGCAGTTTTGTGTTCGGCCTGAATCCATTCGGCGCCCAAATCCAAAAAATTCCCGCTTACATCGGCAACCGTTCGAATTCTACCCCCCAATCGATCTGTCGCCTCGATGAGTTGAACTTTGATTCCTGTTTTACCCAAGAGATAAGAAGTATACAAACCGGCAATTCCACCTCCCAATACGATTACTGTTTTTCGAGGCGATGTCCCTTGAGCGCGTAATTTTATTCCCGAAAGACCGGAAATACCCGCCGCGGTCAAAATTCCAAGTTTGATAAACTCCGATCTACTTAGTTTCATTGGATTGTCCGATTTAAATTTGGAAAGATTGTATCTTTATTTTCGGTTAAAAACTGGTTTTTTAGGAAAGATTTTGAAAGTACTTTCTTGAAATCCGTTTTCACTCAAGCTCTCAGAAAAATTCTTGCTTGGAAAAACCTTTTATTTTTAGTTATCCATAAGCTTTCAGGGAGGAAGTTGGGTGAAATTCCCACGCTGACCCGCAACTGTGAATTCGATTTCAAATTGAAATCGAAAAGCCAGATCTTCCCCGCAAACAAGGTCCTCGAGGTAGGGACAGTTTGGAACTCGCCTTGCATATTCCATGCGCCGCGATGGGGCCCCGAAAGGCAAACGTCGGAGGGGTTCTGAGCGGAAATATCCATCAGAAAAAAATTTATTTTCGCTTAGAACCGATTCTAAATCGAATTCTTATATTCCAAATTTAGAATCCGTATCTCCTTCTACAAAAAAACTTTTAGAGGTAAAAACATGAAATTTAGAACAAGCTGGAAATTCTTAATGGCAACCGTCCTTACTTGCGGAATGATGAATTGCTCAGTACCAAAGGACAATTTAATTATGGACGAAGACACATTTCTTCTTCTCGGAATCTCGATTCTAAATCATTGGGAAATAGAAGGAACCTGGAACTATTTCAACGGAACGAAAGAATACGCCGGTGGTGGTTTTAACGCGAATGGAACGGTATTGCAAGGTCAGTATGTCATTACTAACACCAAAGTGACTCGAGAGATAAAGGAAGGAGCAAGCAAACTAATCGGCGATGTAATCGAAATAGATCGATCCAAAAAAGTGGTCTATATCCAATTTACCCAGGACTCGTCTTTTTCAAAAGGAAAGTTCTCTTGGTATCGCTGGACTTCGAAAGACGGGTACTTTTATATCTGTCCCGATCTTTCCGGTGTAAACAACCAAAATACATTAGAACAAGCTAAAGCGGACAACTTGGATTCTTTTTCCGACATAAGCAACATCAATTCCGGATGCGGCTTAAACAGCGGATTTGATCCCGCCCCTTGGAGCCGTTTAGAAATTAAAACGAACTAAAACTTTGAGACAAATGCGAGCGATTCAAGTCGCTCGCATGATTCGATATAAATCTATCTTTCAAATTATGAAAAAAAACATCTTTATTTACAGTTTTCTAATTCTGCTTTTTTCTTTCTATTCGTGTAAGGAAAACTCATCCGAAGACTTTAATTCGCTCGTCGGCTTATTGGTTTTGACGCAATCACAACAAACTCCGGATTCAAGACCTTGCAAAGACAGGTTTGCAATTGATCGAGCAGGCATATACAACGCAACGGAAATCGTAAGCGATCCCGCAAATACCGGCACCGGATTTCAAGATTCCACCTGTGCGGTCGACGGAGTTTTAGGACTTGGAAATTTTAACGGTTCTCTCGATGTATTTACTTTGGATAACAACGGTGCGGGAGCCTCTTTGATTTTAGGCTGGAACGGTAAAAAAGTTCAGAATACAATCGGTATGGATTTTATCGTTTTTGAAAATCCGTTTCAAGTTGGAGGAAGTCCAAATTCGGTTTTTTTAGAACCGATTATCGTCGAGGTCGGTAATGATCGAAACAATTGGTGCGGATGGAATCCGACGTATACGCAAGGCGGAGTGTTTTCCAACGATCCGGCACATTGGTTACGATTTGCGGGATTAAAATATGTGGATTATAACCAAATTACAAATCCGATGAATTCCGTTTCTTTGTTCAATTTGGACGGAGGAGGAGACGGATTCGATTTAGGAGATGTGAATTTTGGAAATTCGGGATCGGGTTGCAGCGTAGCCTTAAGAAATGAACTTCAAGCGAACGGATTTCTATACATAAAACTAACTTCCGCAAAGGCGATTCTTGCCGCACTCCCGATTCCCGGCGCCAATGAAAACCCGGATATCGACGGCGTCATCGCCAAACAATTATCCCCATAGCATTAGGAGAATTGAATGCGACAACTCGATCAAATTCTAAAAAGAATTAAATCCGAACTCTTAACAAAAAATACGGTTTCCATACTCGGAGTGATCCTTTCCGGAATTTCCAGATTTTTACCTCATCCGCCTAACTTCACTTTGGTGGGCGCAATGACCGTTTATTCCGGAGCGAGAATTCAAGGATGGAAATCGTTTGTTTACCCGATGTTTATGATACTCGTTACCGATTTTATTCTTTCCAAAATCCACGGATTCGATTGGTTTTACGAGGGGCTTCCCTTCGTATATTGTTCTCTTCTGATAAATGTTTTGTTAGGAAGAATTTTTCTAAAAAACAACAATAAACTCATCTCCGTATTCGGCGTATCGTTACTTGCGAGCGCGCAATTTTTCGTTCTTTCGAATTTTTCGGTCTGGGCTTTTTCTTCTCTCTATCCTAAAACCCCGGAAGGTTTATTGACCTGTTATATTGCCGCCATTCCCTATTTTGGCGGCACTCTGCTCGGGGATTTGATTTATACCTCGATTCTTTTTGGGATTTTAGACCGAGTCGAATTAAAAGTGAAAGCGAATTTTACAAATTCCATAGACGGAACAAAGGAGGAACTTTCCGTTTGAATTCGAATGAGCTAATCGTAAAATTACAAAGTAAAATCGACCTAAAAACAAAACCTCCCGGTTCGCTAGGAACGTTGGAGTCTCTCGCTCTTCAAATCGGTTTAATCCAAAACACAGATTCGCCCGAACTAAAAAATCCTCATATTCTGGTTTTTGCCGGAGATCACGGTCTTGCCGATTCCGGAGTCAGCGCTTATCCAAAAGAAGTCACCTATCAAATGGTATTCAATTTCTTGAATGGAGGTGCGGCGATCAACACATTCTGTAAACAGAATTCCATCCGACTCAAAGTGGTGGACGCAGGCGTAGATTTTTCGTTTTCCGAAAATTCCGTTTCCCTTCATCCCGATTTTATCGATGCCAAAGTAGGATTTGGAACGAAGAACATTCTAATGGAATCGGCGATGACAAAGAAAGAATGTAATCAAGCCTTGGAAAAAGGGGCTTTTATTTCCACGAAAGAAGTATCAAGTAATTGTAATGTAATC
The nucleotide sequence above comes from Leptospira weilii. Encoded proteins:
- a CDS encoding flavin monoamine oxidase family protein, coding for MKLSRSEFIKLGILTAAGISGLSGIKLRAQGTSPRKTVIVLGGGIAGLYTSYLLGKTGIKVQLIEATDRLGGRIRTVADVSGNFLDLGAEWIQAEHKTAKSLIRELGLKTTDFEVQSDLFFGSYRKFGTWDISLKSQEILNKLVQMNSKINSSQQQELDRISFYNFLIYQGMTPEDLTLLNFKYSLYYGDSLRSLSAQKVLSDLVNFPKYNTRVEGGMEALTKALALSLENTETSFMDPVVSVSQGEGKVTVTTASGKRIEGNACISTLPANQLTSIQWEPELDKEKKLSALRIRYSRIYKTFLMLREAPWTKGNFSAYSDSAAGFIYDAGTKANSEDKILGTISTGDRYDVLASSTDAMKVEYIRLALESLGQNKDLQVLRIQSSETSQSKYVPTGIATFPPGSYGSIISLLKPMDRIFFAGEHTAELNGTVEGALASAIRAVNQV
- a CDS encoding LIC13354 family exoprotein; the encoded protein is MKFRTSWKFLMATVLTCGMMNCSVPKDNLIMDEDTFLLLGISILNHWEIEGTWNYFNGTKEYAGGGFNANGTVLQGQYVITNTKVTREIKEGASKLIGDVIEIDRSKKVVYIQFTQDSSFSKGKFSWYRWTSKDGYFYICPDLSGVNNQNTLEQAKADNLDSFSDISNINSGCGLNSGFDPAPWSRLEIKTN
- a CDS encoding LIC_13355 family lipoprotein, with amino-acid sequence MKKNIFIYSFLILLFSFYSCKENSSEDFNSLVGLLVLTQSQQTPDSRPCKDRFAIDRAGIYNATEIVSDPANTGTGFQDSTCAVDGVLGLGNFNGSLDVFTLDNNGAGASLILGWNGKKVQNTIGMDFIVFENPFQVGGSPNSVFLEPIIVEVGNDRNNWCGWNPTYTQGGVFSNDPAHWLRFAGLKYVDYNQITNPMNSVSLFNLDGGGDGFDLGDVNFGNSGSGCSVALRNELQANGFLYIKLTSAKAILAALPIPGANENPDIDGVIAKQLSP
- a CDS encoding DUF6580 family putative transport protein yields the protein MRQLDQILKRIKSELLTKNTVSILGVILSGISRFLPHPPNFTLVGAMTVYSGARIQGWKSFVYPMFMILVTDFILSKIHGFDWFYEGLPFVYCSLLINVLLGRIFLKNNNKLISVFGVSLLASAQFFVLSNFSVWAFSSLYPKTPEGLLTCYIAAIPYFGGTLLGDLIYTSILFGILDRVELKVKANFTNSIDGTKEELSV